From Parasphaerochaeta coccoides DSM 17374, a single genomic window includes:
- a CDS encoding glycerophosphodiester phosphodiesterase, with protein sequence MTDFFNGLERPLIFGHRGLSDLAPENTLPAFQMCVDKGVPAVELDVHLCATGELVVIHDSNLKRVSGEDMIVEETSFQRLRQVDVGSHKGAQFAGTRIPLLSELFELCGDKLIYDIEIKRNGILGSRLEQAVWDTIVQFCLQGKCMVSSFNPFSVRKFRSLSKDKIPTSVIYSRDSDVPRAFRRGAGRHIARCSYLKPSYKVVDEKMIEKFQEKKGYPVVVWTVNTREDYQRMANLGVKGVIGNSPHLFL encoded by the coding sequence ATGACAGATTTCTTCAACGGTCTGGAGCGACCGCTTATCTTCGGACATAGGGGCTTGAGCGACCTTGCACCGGAAAATACGCTCCCTGCGTTTCAGATGTGCGTAGACAAAGGCGTTCCCGCTGTCGAGCTTGACGTACACCTTTGCGCTACCGGAGAACTGGTCGTCATCCACGACTCGAACCTCAAAAGAGTTTCAGGTGAAGACATGATAGTGGAAGAAACATCGTTCCAACGACTGAGACAGGTGGACGTGGGATCCCATAAAGGAGCGCAGTTCGCCGGTACTCGCATACCTCTCCTTTCGGAGTTATTCGAGTTATGCGGAGATAAACTCATATATGACATAGAAATAAAAAGAAATGGCATTTTGGGTTCTCGCCTTGAGCAAGCAGTCTGGGATACCATTGTCCAGTTCTGCTTACAGGGAAAATGCATGGTCTCGTCCTTCAATCCGTTTTCCGTCAGAAAATTCCGTTCACTGTCAAAGGATAAGATTCCTACTTCGGTAATTTATAGCAGGGACTCGGATGTTCCGAGGGCCTTCCGACGTGGTGCCGGACGCCATATTGCCCGATGTTCCTATCTCAAACCATCCTATAAAGTGGTCGATGAAAAGATGATTGAGAAATTCCAGGAGAAAAAAGGCTATCCTGTAGTGGTCTGGACGGTGAACACCCGTGAAGATTACCAGAGAATGGCCAATCTTGGCGTGAAGGGAGTCATTGGCAACAGCCCGCATCTTTTTCTGTGA
- a CDS encoding redox-sensing transcriptional repressor Rex, with translation MNSEMLIRITRYYRALNRLKSVGLEKVFAHNLADAAGASAAVVRKDFSQLGIHGQKRGGYEIPDLIASVGAILGKGGSQNTVIVGCGRIGKALIHYNGFEPDGISIVAGFDNDPLVYSDTSQPVPIYPMSKLEETIKALDAQVAIITVPEASAADTYEKLVNAGIRGFLNFSPVTLKSQRAEGLPPLIVHNINIALELEQIFYELQFPNTVR, from the coding sequence ATGAATAGTGAGATGTTAATTAGAATTACTCGATATTATCGGGCCCTCAACAGATTAAAAAGCGTAGGACTGGAAAAAGTCTTTGCTCACAACCTTGCCGATGCAGCCGGAGCTTCCGCCGCCGTAGTCCGCAAGGATTTTTCTCAACTTGGCATACACGGACAGAAACGCGGCGGATATGAAATACCCGACCTGATTGCCAGTGTAGGAGCCATCTTGGGCAAAGGCGGCTCGCAGAATACTGTCATTGTGGGTTGCGGACGCATCGGCAAAGCCCTCATACACTACAACGGCTTTGAGCCCGATGGCATCTCCATAGTCGCCGGATTCGACAACGATCCTCTCGTCTACAGCGACACCTCCCAGCCCGTCCCCATCTATCCAATGTCCAAACTTGAGGAAACCATCAAAGCCCTGGACGCACAGGTCGCCATCATCACCGTCCCGGAAGCCTCTGCTGCCGATACTTATGAGAAACTGGTCAACGCAGGTATCCGCGGCTTCCTCAACTTCAGCCCCGTCACGCTCAAGTCCCAGAGAGCCGAAGGACTCCCTCCCTTAATCGTCCACAATATCAACATTGCCCTTGAGCTGGAACAGATATTCTACGAACTGCAATTCCCTAACACTGTCCGCTGA
- a CDS encoding fimbrillin family protein: MVFLTILMLLITFISCDNKLNISNTNAVRFSTEIGRKATANSEWQADDEVGIYMLEHGTGTAATAAPERANKLYTADTAFQTSGFSPVDASNTLKWNDIADNADDTFDFIAYYPYVSPIADTTALPIHVYPLGSGEQDTGKADFLWGRTDNVQNNTSTVHLKLDHMLSRLIVNISPSTTVDKDAINNATGGFTATVRGLNTQTAINLNDGTLDAASVIESIVMKDISDTLTATERTEGKRRFEAVLIPVGNTDALANVSLEFTLTGGAGAGTYTWAATSVATSDQGKIHFDKGKQHVYNMTLNTSDDEVALAAIEIEIKDWDTGDGINAPAVKVRVKSVSAGAYYTMILKTDGTLWATGYNYYGQLGLGDSGSGTNRSTPVPVTSMNADPSNPAVAISVGSLAYNGTAYLSHTMILKKDSTLWATGYNQYGSLGDGTTTNRSTPVQVKDNAGGFMTDVKAVSAGVYHTMILQKDGTLWATGRNNFGQLGVGEANTYTTSIPVQVMTDVAAVSAGNSHTIILKTDGTLWATGYNNFGQLGDGTMANKNTPVRVKDTTDGSGFMTDVAAVSAGAYHTMILKNNGTLWATGFNSAGQLGDGTTTNRSTPVRVKDTTDGSGFMTDVAAVSVGNAHTMILKKDGTLWATGQNSDGRLGDGSTTSKNTPVQVSSMGADVAAVSAGENHTMILKKDLTLWATGYNYYGQLGLGDSGSGNNRITPEQVVF, translated from the coding sequence ATGGTCTTCCTGACCATCCTGATGCTTCTTATCACCTTCATTTCATGCGACAACAAGCTGAATATTTCAAATACCAATGCAGTGCGTTTCAGTACGGAAATCGGACGCAAAGCCACGGCAAATTCCGAATGGCAAGCTGATGATGAAGTCGGCATCTACATGCTGGAACATGGTACTGGCACGGCAGCTACTGCCGCCCCGGAACGTGCAAACAAACTCTACACGGCTGACACGGCCTTCCAGACCTCCGGCTTCTCTCCTGTTGACGCCTCCAACACCTTGAAGTGGAATGACATTGCCGATAATGCCGACGACACGTTTGACTTCATTGCCTATTATCCTTACGTGTCTCCCATCGCTGATACCACCGCTCTACCCATACATGTCTATCCACTTGGTTCCGGGGAACAGGACACCGGAAAGGCTGACTTCCTGTGGGGACGCACCGACAATGTACAGAACAATACCTCGACGGTGCATCTGAAGCTTGACCATATGCTCTCCCGCCTGATTGTCAACATCTCTCCCAGCACGACCGTTGATAAGGATGCCATCAACAATGCCACCGGTGGATTTACTGCTACGGTCAGAGGCTTGAACACGCAGACCGCAATCAATCTGAATGACGGAACCTTGGATGCTGCCAGTGTCATTGAGTCTATTGTCATGAAGGACATTTCCGACACCCTTACGGCTACGGAAAGAACCGAGGGAAAGCGCAGGTTCGAGGCTGTGCTGATACCTGTGGGCAACACTGATGCCCTGGCTAACGTGAGCCTGGAGTTTACCCTGACCGGTGGTGCTGGCGCTGGTACATACACATGGGCAGCGACTTCCGTAGCGACCTCTGACCAGGGCAAGATTCACTTTGACAAAGGCAAGCAGCATGTCTACAACATGACGCTCAATACGTCTGATGATGAAGTCGCCCTCGCCGCTATTGAGATTGAGATAAAGGACTGGGACACCGGAGATGGCATAAACGCACCTGCTGTCAAGGTGAGAGTCAAGTCAGTCTCCGCCGGAGCTTATTACACGATGATCCTGAAGACTGACGGGACGCTCTGGGCGACGGGATACAACTATTATGGTCAACTAGGCCTAGGTGACAGCGGTTCGGGAACCAACAGAAGTACTCCCGTGCCGGTCACGTCCATGAATGCTGATCCGAGCAATCCTGCCGTGGCTATCTCCGTCGGATCCCTGGCCTATAACGGAACCGCCTACTTATCCCATACGATGATCCTGAAGAAAGACAGCACGCTCTGGGCGACTGGATACAACCAGTATGGTTCCCTGGGTGACGGCACTACGACCAACAGAAGCACGCCAGTGCAGGTCAAGGATAATGCTGGTGGATTCATGACTGATGTCAAGGCCGTCTCCGCCGGAGTTTATCACACGATGATCTTGCAGAAGGACGGCACGCTCTGGGCGACGGGGCGGAACAACTTTGGTCAACTGGGTGTCGGCGAGGCGAACACCTATACAACAAGCATCCCCGTGCAGGTCATGACTGATGTCGCGGCTGTCTCTGCCGGAAACTCCCATACGATAATCCTGAAGACGGATGGCACGCTCTGGGCGACGGGATACAACAACTTTGGTCAACTGGGTGACGGCACTATGGCCAACAAAAACACGCCCGTGCGGGTCAAGGATACTACTGATGGTAGCGGGTTCATGACTGATGTCGCGGCTGTCTCCGCCGGAGCTTATCACACGATGATCCTGAAGAATAACGGCACGCTCTGGGCGACTGGATTCAACAGTGCTGGTCAACTGGGTGACGGCACTACGACCAACAGAAGCACGCCCGTGCGGGTCAAGGATACTACTGATGGTAGCGGGTTCATGACTGATGTCGCGGCTGTCTCCGTCGGAAACGCCCATACGATGATTTTGAAGAAGGACGGCACGCTCTGGGCGACTGGACAGAACAGTGATGGTCGACTGGGTGATGGTAGTACGACCAGCAAAAACACGCCCGTGCAGGTTTCGTCCATGGGTGCTGATGTCGCGGCTGTCTCCGCTGGAGAAAACCATACGATGATCCTGAAGAAGGACCTCACGCTCTGGGCGACTGGATACAACTATTATGGTCAACTGGGTCTGGGTGACAGCGGTTCAGGAAACAACAGAATCACGCCCGAACAGGTGGTTTTCTGA
- the pepT gene encoding peptidase T, producing MKKKDMSKDLLERFLRYAVIDTMSNPRNITTQRPSTDGQWNLLRLLEKEVRDLGLTDVILYEKGTLIARIPATGTGLPTIGFMAHVDVADDVPGNGVKPRVVETYDGKDIILNDSTVITVADNPALAGYAGDTLVVTDGTTLLGGDDKAGVAAIMSFAKVLVTEKPFVHGEVELIFTTDEETGGGMDVFPYEAIRSEACYTIDGGARYEIETECFNAASVTVTFHGVSYHTGTARGRLVNAVNMAAAFVRALPQAESPEATDGRYGFYAPTDISGVLMKTTVELLLRDFDLDGLKRRIAVVEQIARSIEAIFAAGKVEVAYSFTYYNMAEANKKKPQTMEAVYAAGKELGMPLYSEIIRGGTDGARLAAKGVPCPNLFTGGYNFHSRYEWLALPALNDAANLALGIIGQWARMGR from the coding sequence ATGAAGAAAAAAGATATGAGCAAGGATTTGCTGGAACGTTTTTTGCGTTATGCGGTCATAGACACAATGAGCAATCCCAGGAACATCACTACGCAGCGGCCGTCTACGGATGGGCAGTGGAACCTGCTCCGCCTGCTTGAGAAGGAAGTCCGTGACTTAGGCTTGACTGATGTCATACTCTATGAGAAAGGTACTCTGATTGCCCGCATCCCCGCGACCGGAACCGGGCTGCCTACCATTGGTTTCATGGCTCATGTGGATGTTGCGGATGATGTCCCAGGGAATGGAGTGAAGCCACGCGTGGTTGAGACATATGATGGAAAAGACATCATTCTCAATGATTCTACGGTCATTACGGTGGCCGATAATCCGGCTCTTGCCGGGTATGCGGGTGATACGCTCGTCGTCACCGACGGGACTACTTTGCTGGGAGGGGATGACAAGGCTGGCGTTGCGGCTATCATGTCCTTTGCAAAAGTCCTTGTCACGGAAAAGCCTTTCGTCCATGGCGAGGTAGAACTGATCTTTACCACCGATGAAGAAACTGGCGGCGGCATGGATGTGTTCCCCTATGAAGCTATCCGCAGTGAAGCATGCTACACGATTGACGGTGGCGCACGGTACGAGATTGAAACGGAATGTTTCAACGCGGCATCGGTTACTGTAACATTCCACGGAGTCTCTTACCACACGGGTACTGCCCGTGGCCGCTTGGTCAACGCGGTGAACATGGCCGCCGCTTTCGTCCGAGCTCTGCCGCAGGCAGAAAGTCCTGAAGCTACCGACGGCAGATATGGGTTCTACGCTCCGACTGATATATCGGGAGTCTTAATGAAAACCACTGTGGAGTTGTTGCTCCGGGATTTTGATCTTGACGGACTCAAGAGACGCATTGCTGTCGTGGAGCAGATCGCCCGGAGCATCGAGGCTATCTTTGCGGCGGGAAAGGTCGAAGTAGCGTATTCCTTTACATATTACAACATGGCGGAGGCAAACAAAAAGAAGCCGCAAACCATGGAAGCGGTCTATGCGGCGGGAAAGGAGCTGGGCATGCCCCTGTACTCGGAGATAATCCGTGGAGGTACTGATGGCGCCAGGCTTGCGGCTAAGGGAGTTCCCTGTCCAAACCTGTTCACGGGTGGCTATAATTTCCACAGCAGATATGAATGGCTTGCCCTGCCGGCACTCAATGATGCAGCCAATCTGGCTCTGGGCATCATCGGGCAATGGGCACGCATGGGACGTTGA